The sequence aagactgcaaggcagcagtttccacagttattggcggtgggcctaacaTTTTACTAAACGgtaaactgcaaggcagcagttccacagttattggtagtgggcttcgccttttactaaaaaagtaagactgcaaggcggcagctgtccttttagtcgccttttacgacaccaggacctacggtggtagtattcttacacccctaccacagggtgtactCAACACCTGTTATACTATTTGAGACATGGCATAATGAACAGCTACTAGAATCTAGAAATTTCATGCCTAATACATTGTAAATAGAAAAATGCAACTACAAATAGTACACTTTTGTCCGAGGTTATGTAAAGTTAAACATTTTATAATTCTTCACTTACTTTAACACTCAACGAGTAATGAAACAACAAAACACTATTTACAATATCTTACGCTTTGATATAAATACGCATCGAGCATGGTCAGTAACTTGGATTTCAAGTGAAAGGGACATTTACTCATCCAAAAGACCCTACTACTTTGATGGCGGAGAGCAAAGGAGCCCGAGTTCACTCCTGGGAGGAAAAGATTAAattgcgatgagagagagagagagagagagagagagagagagagagagagcaggacatACCCTTGAAGCTTTCCACCCTCGCCTGCCCTCTCTAACTCTTACTCCGAGTGCCTTTCCAATCACAACACGTCCATGTcctcatttttctcatttctacagatacTGTTTTGTTTCCAATGGAGAAAGTGAAGCGAAGAATTGAGTCCAGTATTCTCGTTTACCAGCTAAGACCACCTGCGTTTGAAACTAACagtttaaatgcttttgattttctatgCCGGAACATTTGTAGGCACTGTAGCATCGTTAATTAAGCCTTAACAGGCTTTCTGGAGTAGACTATTAACAAAGAACCAATTGGTCGTCGGTACACACCTGCATTGTATGTTATTTGTTTTAATGTACGTCTCCATTAtcttacaaatggtataaaacatAATTTCCAATAAATCCACAGCTAGACACAACCGCAaccatttatagtatatattatatatagtatatcatatagatatatatactatatctatatataatatatatatatagatatatatatatactttatatatatgtatatatatagagtataataacatatgtatataatatattatataatatatagaatatatataatatattatatatatataatacatttatatacaatataatatatatgtatgtatgtatatatattatatatgtatgatatatactatatatacatatagatattaatatatattatatatatatatatatacgtttgtgcaTTAATTCACTGGTAAAGTGCTCAGCTGATGTTAGCAATATATAGTTTGAGACTGATCTGCAGCTGTGATTAACATATCTTAATCAtacaaacttttatatatatatatatatatatatatatatatatatatatatatatatatatatatatatatacatatatacatatatatatgtatatatatataataaatatatatatatctatactacatacatacataacatacatatatatctctatatatatataatattaagatatatatatatatatataataatatatcatatatataatactatatatatatatatacatgatatatatatatattatatataatatatatatatatatatatatatatatatatatatatatatataaaactgaaacgATGGACTTATGTAACAActtgtagtctttttttttatcataaatttttttttactatttatttcttCAATAACCAGCACTCTTGTCATCATATAATATTTGCCATGGAAGAACCTTGATGAAATATAAATGCAACTTGCGTGAATAACCATAGCAGGCCTTAACTGTATCTCGATGCATACTGTAAGCAGATGAAGTCATTCACCCGGTACTTAGGTTTCATTATTCCAAAACAACAAGTTCTTGAACTAACACATTTGTTTGCAAATGATGTAGTAACCATACTGATGTTATCTGTTAgtttcagtttacatatattaCCATAGGTGAAAGCTTCTTGGTGCCTTTCCAAACAGATCGTTACCATCGTCTCTCTACTAATTGGCGGCTTCGTGTACTTGTTGCACCACAGTTTTTGCAAAGCGGAATTCCGTCAATAGATCGAATGAACTCATTCGTTGGAATTTTGCTTGTTGGCGAGTAGCGGTATGCaatgaaattgatgaaaatagTTTGGAGGGTCCATTACACTTTTCCATTTAACAGGTAAACATTTGATtgcttattttcatatacattaggAAAGTAAACGAAAATTAGGAAGTTAAGATACCAGTATTCTACTATTTAACAATCTTACGGACAAGACAACCTGCAGAAATGTTACCTCAAATTTCCGTGATGTTAGTTAGGCGTTAGATACTCAAGTACATGATTGCCATATCTTACTTATGGTCATTTGTCAATTGTTATAGAAATAACAGTTCATCGCGCAAAGACCTTTCCTTAGACCTGTCGGTTATCCACGATATCGTTTACCAAATATGGttcctacaaagagagagagagagagagagagagagagagagagagagagagagacgcccacAATTGACACTGCTCGTGTTACTGATGGCtattcattttaatgtttatgaGTTGTAATGAACACAGCAATTGATTATAATCGCTCCTGTATAATGAAGGTGTCTTCACCAGTGTTTCTGCCGTTCATATTTAAGCTGCAGAATCACGGATTAATTCCAATGAAGCGTCAACATAGATGGCTCATCAGCATGACGTCAAGCCCCCAAAGCAAACGGCATCTTTCATCTTTATTCAAGCTGATTCTTACAATAGAGACATTGCAAGTATTCATGACTGGAGAGGTCTTGGGAGCAAAGTTTAACCTTTCAAAACTCAAAGTATGGTAGTTGACCCAAAACAAATTTGTCTTTTCATTCTGATTCAAGTATAACAGGCACGGTTTTGAACACCAGAGACTCTTTTAAGCTTTCAGGTGTGACTATCGATGAGAAATTGACTTATAAGAAGTATATAAATAGTATTAGTGCCCCTGTTTTTACAGATAGTTGATAATTTGAGGGGATATCTTCCAATGTTTAGTGAGGGAGATATTATTTCTCAGCGTTTTAACTACTTTCTTGTTCGTTGTTTGGAGTACTGGTCTCTGAGTCAAATTTATTTTGGCAACCCTTCATATTGACATGTGAACTAGACGTCAAGTGAGTTCCTTTTGTTTGTTGCAAAAACTCTTCTTTGCCTGGTCTAGCAGCAACACTAAGGACGCTACTTCTGCAAACAGAGCCGTTTTCTTGTGTCAGATTTTATCAATAGTCATTGAGCTAGGAATTCTATTTTGGTTTTAACCAAAATCGGAAATGTGCGCCTGAACCAGTTGGATAGCCTTCTGGTCTCCAAATGTTCCTGCAAAGAGCAAATTCATTCATGCTTTCTGCTACGTCTCCTGAATTCTGGTGTATCGGTTTCGTTTCCTATTCCCTCATATTGAGTTATTTATCCCTCTGGAGCATTCCTCCGTGAGTTTATAGTTCATAAGGGTTTTCAGTGAAGATGAAGGAGTCATCGAAGTAGATCGGAAAAGCATAAAGTGAATGAGTCGGGAACCAAAATATTATGGTGGTATATAAGTGTATGAGTTATTACTTGGAGAAGAAATTACAAGCTGTGACAGCATTAAGTGTTCCGTGCACATATTCAAAGCTATACCCTCAAAATGAACAAGTTTGTAAGAATGCCCACTTATCCATAAACGAAATCACACAACTACCCGTAAAAAATTGAAAGTGGGGAATTCATATCTATTTacacgcgcaaacacacacacacacacacacacacacatacacacacaaagtccCTGAAATAGAGCTAAGCAAAGAAAAACGGCACATCACAAGTGCCACAAACATTGGCTGATTAGTTTTATGTGATCAGCGAttatataattgatttttttaaacgGAAGTGCCTATTGCATCACTAACacatttttcttgctttcttattTCTGGACTCTGGATTCTGGATTCATAGTTGACAATGGAGGATTAATTTGGTACCAAATAAAATATACAGCAATTTATTGCAATAAATTATCATATTTACTCATAAAATATTACTTacattaatgctaataataaaactTACAGTAAAGAAGTAATAAAATGATTGTGTGATTAAAAATCACTTCTGAGTTACAGAAGTAGAATCCTAATCACTTCTTTAAGAACTGGATTGGTGGTGGGTCATGTCAGGTCAATCATCTTCAGGTAAATCTCTACTGAGGTGGTGCGTATCCAGCTTCAGGTAAGGAGGGGGCTGTGTAGGAGTTACTGCGGAGAGATGCAGCTTCGCGTTCAGCAGCGGCGGCGTCTTCTTCAGCGGCTAAGGCGATCTGGTCGAGGACGAACTGGGGGATTGGGTGGGGGAATTCAGGAGCCACTGGCAGGAGGTCGGATTCCGGTTGGTAACCATTCTCGTCAGCGACGTATTTCACTTCGACGAAAGTTGCCGTCAGGGGCGGTGTAGCTATTGGGAGGGAAAAACCAGGGTTTCAGCATTAGTTATCGTCAGCGGAATTCTTCACTtgtggaaaaataataaataaataaatatataagaggtTATAGTGcagaggggaaaagaaaagctgaaattccttttagctcgacagtttcggcctccactggtcCTTACCGAGAGATGTTTATTAACAAACATCTCTCGATAGGGCCCAGTGGAGGCCGATATTGTTgtgctaaaaggaatttcagcttttcttttccacCGTAAACTATAGCGTCacatatctatcttcgtgaaaaaggaagactaaaacctcaaataaatatataaataaataaagaaataaactgaaaagtcaagaaaaagaaagaaaaatgcattaCCAGCTAAAGAAAGAGGCGGGAAATAGAAAtagataataatcattatatctaAGCAAATCATATTAGTGTCTGGGGTACGGGCGATGAAACCGTCAGAAAAACTCACGAATAAGCTCCGGATTTGACTACGGAGTCTTCTGGACCACTTGGAGAACCAGATTGAGAGAAAAGGATCCCATTGTCGGCCTCGAAGTCAACACTGAAGCTTCCGAACTCATCCTGGGTTCGTTCGTCCCTCAACGTAGCTACCAATGGCAGAGATGCTTCAATGGCCGCTCTGTTGGAGGGAGCAGGGGCTCCATATGATGGAGATGGAATGTCGTCAGCAAGGGCGACAGTGGCGAAAGCAACAATAATTACCTGCGGCCGTAAGAGAAGAATGCTATGATTATTTTGAATGATTCATACAAACGTATATTCTATTTTAATTTCTTCGGTGAATTCGTCTGCAGTTTCAACAGCCAAGACAAACAGATTCAACTGTGACTACAAAGCTCTTTCAGTGGAGATAAGTTCTGTTAAACTTACAAACATCGTGTTGGTTGCTTCCGAGTGGGAATGATACCAGAACACTTTGCCAGGCCACTTTATATAGCGAATGCCAATGAGGTGGCCAGTTGAACGATCCTACTCCTGCCTAGGTACTTTTGTAGGTTGGGGGAGGTGAGGTGCCTGAACCCTTGacggaccccccacccccccccccccccaccccccccccccccccccccgctgtttccctttctttttccccCTGCCCCTCTGACTTGTCAGTGAGCCAAATGTCCTGATTCCTTCTTTGGAAATGTGTTTTGCTGTTTACTCTGTAAGAGATTAAAGACAAGATTACAGAAAGCGTCATTGGTGGCAGCAAGAAAATTTTTGATACTTGGTTATTCAAGATGTTTTTAACTCATGTTCAAGGAAATCTTTCATAAGAAATAAGCAACGCTGCAGACATAATAAGCTAATaagaataaaagttgaaatgtcacaaataaaaataaagaatattaaaaaaaataatagaaataaaacaaaatattgataaaaataaaacaaagtaataataagaataaaaacaaaataataaaaattaaaataaaaaaatataaacaatagtaaaaacaataaaatgataatattaaacataaaataaaaaaataatataataaaattaaaatgaaaaatatgtatgaaattaataaaaataaaagaaatagaaaaaatatataaaaattaaaaggatgaaataataaaaataaaaacaaacaacaaataaaaataaaagtaatagaaataaaaatattaaaatgataatgatacaaatggaatgataaaacgtaaataaaacaataaaattaaaggtaaataattaaaaattaaaaaaagttgaaaaaattaaaaataacaagacaaaaataacaaaattggaAATAAGGATAAGTGGGAAAACACACGTAAGGATGTGTTCTAAGGAAGCTGGCCTTCCTCTACTTGCAGAAATCTTCGGCTTCTGAAATTCGTATTACTCTCAACTTCATGAACTCTTGATGAGGTACTATCCATGTCCCCGTTATTAAACTATTTTAGACCGTGGCTCTACTTATGCTTCGATCGATTAACCGTGTTCCAAAAAGTTATTCATTTATCAAGATCATTTTCTTATACTTCTGTTTGATGTATTGATTTTGCCTTCTGTTAATTTCTATTTATCAAAATGCCATTATGTTCATATGAGAAGGCGAAGCATCTATGTTATTACCAAATGTAAAAGCTTTTGCATACTACGTTAAAATCTCGGAAAGCCACAAAACTACGATGATATGGACTACCATAGACCTACATGAGTCctgtttgtacatttttcttttgtggctttatttttttatattcattcatgtTTCTTCGTCATCCCAGGCGAACACGAAGGAATATTCCAATACGCCTACGCATGGGAAGGAGACGGGCGAAATTCACATCATCAATATTTTGGAATCACAAGCCGCACTCATATCTTCTTATGGAATCTTAAGTCTTGGCATTGTTCAGGAATACTTTCAATACTGCCATCCGAAATTAGCTATGATTAGAGCAGAAGTACAATGTAGCGTAAAGAAATAATCGTTTTCCTATCAACAAGTTTGTTGGTCGAATTCTGCTTTTCGGAACTCCGCCTTCGTCAACCCTTGGGTCTTTCTACAATGTATTTAAATAACATTCCTCTCTCGTGCATTAGCTTATAAATGTAGATGCGTCAACGTGGACAAAATCATAATACATAATTAACGTAATAGAACCCGATCTCAGTGctcttcatatatattaatatttcatttttcaatgaCAAAAGCCACTAATCAGATTCAAGCATTCATACAACAAGAAAACATTTAGTCTATGATACTGAATTCATCGTCAAGAAGCGCATTTGAAGTGGTTGATAATTAGAAAATGTACAAGGGAATGAGTATAACGATCATATTAATCGGTAACAACTAAGGGTATCAAGTCGCATTGTCTCTGTCCAATCATATAACGAACGATGCCGCTGTTTTTTAAACTACATTTATGATAAAACCGAATTGATATAAAACTGGCAGCGGTTTTCGTGCAGACTGAAGAGAGATCGCGGCAAACCAAAAGCAGGTTCACCTGACTAGGGAGTGATCCAAGTCTCAAGCAACTGATttcgagattgagagagagagagagaattcattgcaACTCGACTTAGCAAGCACAAGTCGCGCCTCTTCAGCAATTCGTCGTTCAACAGCGACCAAAGCGTCCGTTAGCTATCAGTACCTAGATCTTCACTATGGCCAATCATAAAGGGCTTCAAGAGGGAGAAGGGTGATGGGTAGCAGGCAGGAAACGGAGGAAGGGGGGTGAGTACCCAGTGACTACGCATGAAGCTGTAAAGTGCTCAGGCGGCGTTTTCCTTAAGCGACTTGTGATCTCCTCTCGAGGACGAATGGTGTAAGGAGGTGATGGGATGAGAGCCCTTACCGAAGGAACTCGCATTAAAGTTTCTAGTCTTTCCGTGCTCTTGACGTTCCACGCTTTCATGAATGTATTATTTATAACGAGCGAGTTCGCGAAATGTCCGAGGATAATCACCATATTTTTGTGAACTATGACGAAAGTTCTTGAATTAActtttcgtttttatttggttAATAGGATCAAGACTGCCAGCAATATCCAAATATAGATAAGAATGTATAACATAAATTGCCCATGACTGAGAGAACTTGATTTGGAAGGGGCTATTCGTTTCAGAGCTTCGTAGAAAACCGAGATAAATTCTCTTAATAAGGTTCCAATTGTCATTCAAGACGGCTATCTTCTTCAGCGGACGTTCTCGTCAAAACAGCAGGAGCTTCAGAGATAAGGACCCGGAGTAGCGAAATATCTGTCGACGTCGGCTACAACTGCCAAGTTTCAAAGACAACGTTTAGCGTTCGAATGGAGATTTTTTTTCGAGTATGATTGTAACAGCCTCATTGCTTTACTATCGATGAGCATTACACTCGCATAATTCATACAAGTGGCACCAGAGAGGAATAGCAAAGGCTTTACTCATGGAAAGTGAAGCTGAATGCAAATGAATTCTAGTTAGCCAAGCTGTTCCGCTCGGGTAAGGCTGGGCCTCCAAAGTAGAACACCGGGACCAGGAGGAGGAAAGGACTTGCCCTTGAAGCATCCATTCTTCAACCATTCTTTCGTTTTGTcacgccgggggggggggggggggggggggggggggggggggggggggggggggggggggggggggggggggtggtggtcaCAAAATGCGACATGCATGATGTCCTCATTCCCCGCAGGTAAATGTGGTTGGATGCCGAATGTGGCACAAAGAACAactcacttttcattttattttgactgGAGAGACTCAGTTTCATCAGATTATATCTATGTAAAACCGGTTGGTGGACAAAATCGGATATAAAATggtattaatgttatatatttacagGATATGAATGACTACTTACCAGAAGAATTATTGGCCTGTGACGAACGTAAACATTTATTCGCATTTCAACTCACGTTGGTTAACATAATAGTCGTTACAGCACAATTTCGCGAATATACATGAAGCAAGCTTTGCAACAAAATCTATGCAATAAACGGTAAAGCACTTGGCTGCGATGGTAAGTATGGGTCTATTGCAGTATTAATAACTGAATCTGAATAAGAAAggcatatgtaagtatatatgacTGGCAGCAGACTTTTATCCTTCTACTTAGCCAGGAGTTTATCATGACCACGTTCTCATAGACCGGACGCTGGAAGGAATCCTGACCCGCACTTCGGAATTTCTTCTTTTGGCTCGTAGGGTATTGTAGTGAGAATCGTATCTAGAAAGTGTGAAGAAATAGAGAAGATAAGAGGGTTAtttgttattacaattacatatttatatgtgtataaataaataaaggtataagccacgacgGAAAGTggaacactggagtagctgcaatatctttcgactcaagtaaaggacgttgagtcgaaagatcttggagctactccagtgtttcactttctttcgtggcttatacttttacttatgcatttatcacgttccagcattccgtgattcagttatacatgtacaAATGTATACACACGCAAACGTGtgtgcacatac is a genomic window of Macrobrachium nipponense isolate FS-2020 chromosome 31, ASM1510439v2, whole genome shotgun sequence containing:
- the LOC135206429 gene encoding endocuticle structural glycoprotein SgAbd-1-like; protein product: MFVIIVAFATVALADDIPSPSYGAPAPSNRAAIEASLPLVATLRDERTQDEFGSFSVDFEADNGILFSQSGSPSGPEDSVVKSGAYSYTAPDGNFRRSEIRR